From Moritella sp. Urea-trap-13, the proteins below share one genomic window:
- the aguA gene encoding agmatine deiminase — translation MSKKLHTIPALDNFRMPGEQEAHEGIWMAWPERTDNWRFGAKPAQHAFAEVAKAIAKKTKVTMVVTADQYDNARGRLPEHIQLIEMTTDDSWMRDIGPSYVVNDKGVRRGIDWEFNAWGGLVDGLYSPWDKDDAVAKKVCEILEDDSYRAPIVLEGGSIHVDGEGTLYTTEECLLHPSRNPDLSKADIEQVLKDHLSIEKVIWLPLGLYNDETNGHVDNIMHVVAPGEVALTWCEDPSDPQYAISRKALDALETATDAKGRKIKVHKLPLPGPLYFTEEEANGIDMCDGMAREPGERLAASYANYLISNKHIIYPLLDEKTDDMARDKLAELYPGYELTGVAAREILLGGGNIHCITQQIPKL, via the coding sequence ATGAGTAAAAAATTACACACAATACCAGCACTTGATAACTTTAGAATGCCAGGCGAGCAAGAGGCTCACGAAGGTATTTGGATGGCATGGCCAGAACGCACTGATAACTGGCGCTTTGGCGCAAAGCCAGCGCAACATGCCTTTGCTGAAGTGGCGAAAGCCATTGCAAAAAAAACCAAAGTAACCATGGTAGTGACAGCAGATCAATACGATAACGCCAGAGGACGTTTACCAGAGCATATTCAACTCATTGAAATGACGACTGATGATTCTTGGATGCGTGATATTGGTCCGTCATATGTGGTAAATGATAAAGGCGTCAGACGTGGGATTGACTGGGAATTCAATGCATGGGGAGGCTTAGTTGACGGGCTTTACTCTCCTTGGGACAAAGATGATGCTGTCGCTAAAAAAGTATGTGAAATACTCGAGGATGATAGCTATAGAGCGCCTATCGTACTTGAAGGGGGATCTATTCATGTTGATGGCGAAGGTACATTATATACCACCGAAGAGTGTCTGTTGCACCCAAGCCGTAACCCTGATTTATCTAAAGCAGACATTGAGCAAGTATTAAAAGATCACTTATCAATCGAAAAAGTAATTTGGCTACCACTGGGTTTATACAATGATGAAACCAATGGTCACGTCGATAACATTATGCACGTTGTGGCGCCAGGTGAAGTGGCATTAACATGGTGTGAAGATCCTTCAGACCCACAATATGCAATTTCACGGAAAGCATTAGATGCGCTAGAAACGGCAACGGATGCAAAAGGGCGTAAGATTAAAGTACACAAATTACCACTACCTGGGCCGCTTTACTTCACCGAAGAAGAGGCGAATGGCATTGATATGTGTGATGGTATGGCGCGTGAGCCAGGCGAGCGTTTAGCGGCTTCATATGCAAACTACCTCATCTCGAACAAACACATTATTTATCCATTGCTGGATGAGAAAACGGATGATATGGCACGGGATAAGCTTGCTGAACTATATCCTGGTTATGAACTGACAGGTGTCGCAGCCAGAGAGATCTTGCTAGGTGGTGGCAATATTCACTGTATTACTCAGCAGATACCAAAATTATAA
- the pyrE gene encoding orotate phosphoribosyltransferase, with protein sequence MKDYQREFIEFALEKEVLKFGEFTLKSGRTSPYFFNAGLFNTGRDLSRLGRFYAAALVDSGIEYDVVFGPAYKGIPIATTTVVALNDHHDIDAPYCFNRKEKKDHGEGGSLVGSALEGRIVLVDDVITAGTAIRESMDIIQAHKAELSGVLIALDRQEKGKGELSAIQEIERDYGCKVLSIVTLGDLVSFLADKPEMQQHLETVKTYRENYGI encoded by the coding sequence ATGAAAGATTACCAACGCGAGTTTATTGAGTTTGCTTTAGAAAAAGAAGTGCTTAAATTTGGTGAATTCACACTAAAGTCTGGTCGTACTAGCCCTTATTTCTTCAACGCTGGTTTGTTTAACACGGGTCGTGACTTATCACGTCTTGGTCGTTTCTATGCAGCCGCTTTAGTTGATTCTGGTATCGAATACGATGTGGTATTTGGTCCTGCCTACAAAGGTATCCCAATCGCGACAACAACTGTTGTAGCGCTGAACGATCATCATGACATAGATGCACCTTACTGCTTTAACCGCAAAGAGAAAAAAGACCACGGCGAAGGTGGTTCATTAGTGGGTTCTGCACTGGAAGGTCGTATCGTATTGGTTGATGACGTGATCACTGCGGGTACTGCAATCCGTGAATCAATGGATATTATCCAAGCGCATAAAGCTGAACTTTCTGGTGTATTAATCGCTCTAGACCGCCAAGAAAAAGGCAAAGGCGAGTTATCGGCAATTCAAGAAATTGAACGTGATTATGGCTGTAAAGTATTATCAATCGTGACGTTGGGCGACCTTGTTAGTTTCTTAGCGGATAAGCCAGAAATGCAACAACACCTGGAAACTGTAAAAACATACCGTGAAAACTACGGTATCTAA
- the rph gene encoding ribonuclease PH: protein MRPSQRTLGQIRPVTITRNFTAHAEGSVLVEFGDTKVLCTATVENGVPRFLKGKGQGWVTAEYGMLPRSTHKRMNREAARGKQTGRTMEIQRLIARSLRACIDLGSLGEHTILIDCDVIQADGGTRTAAITGACVALADAIEFLIRKGKLKISPIKFMIAAVSVGIYKGEAVCDLDYPEDSDAETDMNVVMTDTGKFIEIQGTAEGEPFSHEEMLAMLALAKDGIEQIIIEQKKALGDSLIKV from the coding sequence ATGCGCCCAAGTCAAAGAACATTAGGTCAAATTCGACCTGTAACAATTACCCGTAACTTTACCGCGCATGCAGAAGGTTCTGTATTAGTTGAATTCGGAGATACGAAAGTATTGTGTACTGCGACTGTTGAAAACGGTGTTCCACGTTTCTTAAAAGGTAAAGGCCAAGGTTGGGTTACTGCTGAATACGGCATGTTACCGCGCTCGACGCACAAACGTATGAATCGTGAAGCGGCACGGGGTAAGCAAACTGGACGCACTATGGAAATTCAACGTCTGATCGCGCGTTCATTACGTGCTTGTATCGACCTTGGCTCATTAGGTGAACACACTATTTTAATCGATTGTGATGTTATTCAAGCAGACGGCGGTACGCGTACTGCGGCTATAACTGGCGCTTGTGTGGCATTGGCTGATGCCATTGAATTTTTGATCCGTAAAGGTAAATTAAAGATTAGCCCAATCAAATTTATGATCGCAGCTGTGTCTGTTGGTATCTATAAAGGTGAAGCGGTGTGCGATTTAGATTACCCAGAAGATTCTGACGCTGAAACAGACATGAATGTGGTGATGACTGATACCGGTAAATTTATCGAGATCCAAGGTACTGCTGAAGGCGAACCGTTTAGCCACGAAGAAATGCTAGCCATGCTGGCGTTAGCAAAAGACGGCATAGAGCAGATTATTATAGAGCAAAAGAAAGCCCTCGGTGATAGCTTGATTAAAGTGTAA
- a CDS encoding YicC/YloC family endoribonuclease: MIHSMTAYARKEFKGDWGTAVWEIRSVNQRYLETYIRLPEQFRGLEAVLRERFRKQLQRGKVECNLRFEANSANSGELQLNEALAEKLIESANWVSKKAGKAKLNPVDILRWPGVMEAAEKDMGELSTDLLSFFDETLIEFLDSRASEGEKLQAMLEQRLTGISEQADFVEGKMPEIIEWQRARIQKKFSDAKIELDETRVEQELILMAQKLDVAEEIDRLNAHVTETRSILAKGGACGRRLDFMMQEFNRESNTLGSKSISTDITKSAVELKVLIEQMREQLQNIE; encoded by the coding sequence ATGATTCACAGTATGACGGCATATGCCCGTAAAGAGTTTAAAGGTGATTGGGGTACAGCAGTATGGGAGATCCGTTCGGTTAACCAACGTTACCTCGAAACGTACATCCGACTACCTGAGCAATTCCGTGGTTTAGAAGCTGTACTACGTGAACGTTTCCGTAAACAATTACAACGCGGTAAAGTTGAATGTAACCTGCGTTTTGAAGCAAATTCTGCCAACAGCGGTGAATTACAGTTAAATGAAGCGTTAGCTGAAAAATTAATTGAAAGCGCCAACTGGGTATCTAAAAAAGCCGGTAAAGCGAAATTAAACCCAGTAGATATCCTGCGCTGGCCTGGCGTGATGGAAGCTGCAGAAAAAGACATGGGTGAGTTATCAACTGACCTATTAAGCTTTTTCGACGAAACACTGATCGAATTCCTTGATTCTCGCGCTTCTGAAGGTGAGAAACTACAAGCAATGCTAGAGCAACGCCTAACAGGTATTTCCGAGCAAGCGGATTTCGTGGAAGGTAAAATGCCTGAGATCATCGAATGGCAACGTGCACGTATTCAAAAGAAATTCAGCGATGCGAAAATCGAACTTGATGAAACGCGCGTAGAACAAGAACTTATCTTAATGGCGCAGAAGTTAGATGTGGCTGAAGAGATTGACCGTTTAAATGCCCACGTGACTGAAACACGTAGCATCTTAGCCAAAGGTGGCGCTTGTGGCCGTCGTCTGGATTTCATGATGCAAGAATTCAATCGTGAATCAAATACATTAGGTTCAAAATCGATTAGTACTGATATTACTAAGTCTGCGGTTGAGCTTAAAGTATTGATTGAGCAAATGCGCGAGCAGTTACAAAACATTGAGTAA
- a CDS encoding GGDEF domain-containing protein, protein MLHSIYFAVRMFIVSFVVLTVMFHYIFSASTLEDEQSAIHQTMNDLSDALLELSNIIVIAENEELASSTSLNKRSYIYMSKAEVEPETSTDAGTVDLLSQYKNALDRLGFITTSSISGNFMIKDWQAHSVLYRRKLEPSVVSTIFDSTRCRELNICKTKVNKYRVSYMHEDALSGNKLFTIFKGVNEHIDIGFNVHLNSNSYYDDKNISIMPPNTKKNQKNYVISVKYADYPDSLLFYRSEYADIADGIIVIVQIPFLYVLDIPLKFSGILSFFIAISIFYFHFIQRITCESELHKEKSMIDTLTKAYNRRYFDYYSEATSSGVLAVIDGNKIKEINDTLGHSAGDSAIKLLASSAQEIIRDEDYLIRSGGDEFVILLNDCPTIEIATEIIEKIQNRIIQKSKYKKEFREHKISFAYGLTPYSEGDLYDEIIEMADFYMYENKNK, encoded by the coding sequence TTGTTACATAGTATCTATTTTGCAGTGAGAATGTTCATCGTTTCGTTTGTCGTGTTAACCGTGATGTTTCATTACATATTTTCCGCAAGTACGCTTGAAGATGAACAATCAGCAATACATCAAACCATGAACGATCTCTCTGATGCCCTACTCGAACTATCTAACATCATCGTTATAGCAGAGAATGAAGAACTCGCATCATCAACATCACTGAATAAAAGATCTTACATTTATATGAGTAAGGCAGAGGTCGAGCCTGAAACAAGCACTGATGCCGGAACGGTAGATCTACTTTCTCAATATAAAAATGCCCTCGACCGTTTAGGCTTCATTACCACATCGTCTATTTCTGGTAACTTCATGATTAAAGACTGGCAAGCCCACAGTGTTTTATATCGACGGAAATTAGAGCCGAGTGTAGTGAGTACTATTTTTGACTCAACTCGCTGCCGAGAACTCAATATTTGCAAAACCAAAGTGAACAAGTACCGCGTTAGTTATATGCATGAAGACGCGCTCTCCGGTAATAAATTATTTACTATATTTAAAGGCGTGAATGAGCATATTGATATCGGTTTTAATGTGCACTTAAACAGTAACTCTTATTATGACGATAAGAACATATCTATCATGCCGCCTAACACCAAAAAAAATCAAAAGAATTATGTTATCTCGGTTAAATATGCAGATTATCCCGATTCTTTATTATTTTATAGAAGTGAATATGCTGATATTGCAGATGGCATAATAGTGATAGTACAAATACCATTTTTATATGTACTTGATATACCTTTGAAATTTTCAGGTATATTATCTTTTTTCATCGCAATTTCAATTTTTTACTTTCATTTCATTCAACGCATTACCTGTGAGTCTGAACTGCATAAAGAAAAATCCATGATCGATACGCTCACAAAAGCCTATAACCGACGTTATTTTGATTACTACAGTGAAGCAACTTCGTCAGGGGTATTGGCCGTTATCGATGGCAATAAAATAAAAGAAATTAATGACACCTTAGGTCACTCTGCAGGTGATAGCGCGATTAAATTGCTTGCGTCATCGGCTCAAGAAATAATAAGAGACGAAGATTACTTAATTAGAAGCGGTGGCGATGAATTTGTTATTTTGTTGAATGACTGCCCGACAATAGAAATTGCCACAGAGATCATCGAAAAAATACAAAACAGAATAATCCAAAAGTCTAAATACAAGAAAGAATTTAGAGAGCATAAGATTTCCTTTGCCTATGGTTTAACCCCTTATTCAGAAGGTGATCTATATGATGAAATAATCGAGATGGCTGATTTTTATATGTATGAAAATAAGAACAAGTAA
- a CDS encoding PTS sugar transporter subunit IIA has translation MSLFDLIGNDGIVITTEENMTVDAALDLTCSTLLANGKIAASYVEAIKATHEKIGPYYVLAPKIAMPHARPEDGVNEAGLQLTVFKNGVDLGSTDNGDVYFSITLAAMDSDSHINTIMALAELFQNDDDIEAIIAADNHADIIEILKKY, from the coding sequence ATGAGCCTATTTGATTTAATTGGTAATGACGGCATTGTTATTACGACTGAAGAAAATATGACTGTCGATGCTGCATTAGACTTAACTTGTTCTACCCTGTTGGCAAACGGTAAAATAGCAGCAAGTTATGTTGAAGCGATTAAAGCGACACATGAAAAAATTGGTCCGTATTATGTATTAGCACCTAAGATTGCCATGCCGCATGCGCGCCCTGAAGATGGCGTCAATGAAGCTGGATTACAACTGACGGTGTTTAAAAATGGTGTTGATTTGGGTTCGACAGATAATGGTGATGTGTACTTCTCAATCACTTTAGCTGCCATGGATTCTGACAGTCATATTAATACCATTATGGCACTGGCTGAGTTATTCCAAAACGATGATGATATTGAAGCTATCATCGCCGCGGACAACCACGCTGACATTATCGAGATACTTAAGAAATACTAA
- a CDS encoding PTS ascorbate transporter subunit IIC, translating into MINFFEFMLGLLKEPAIMVGLIAFIGLVAQKADVSTILKGTIKTVMGFLILGFGAGALVGALNNFSVVFTEAFGVQGVIPNNEAIVALAQQAFGYEMALIMFFAFVVNIILARVTPLKYIFLTGHHTMFMSMLVAVILSTAGITGTALIAFGATIVGSLMVIMPAIGQRYTEKVMGTDQLAIGHFSTLSYVVSGYIGSKFGDTSKSTEDIQMPKSLMFLRDTPVAVATTMAIFFSLASIFAGGEFVETVSGGQNWVVFTFMQSLTFAGGVYIVLQGVKMLIAEIVPAFKGISDTLVPGAKPALDCPMVFPMAPNAVLIGFLCSFAAGLLTMGIQGALGWTVIVAGVVPHFFVGGAAGVYGNATGGLRGAMLGSFAQGLCISVLPMLLLPVLGGLGLEATTFADFDFGVVGLVLGWMVS; encoded by the coding sequence ATGATTAACTTTTTTGAATTCATGCTCGGCTTATTAAAAGAGCCTGCAATCATGGTTGGCCTTATTGCTTTTATCGGCTTAGTGGCACAAAAAGCAGATGTTTCTACGATTTTAAAAGGCACTATTAAAACCGTAATGGGATTCCTAATCCTAGGTTTTGGTGCTGGCGCGCTAGTTGGCGCACTGAATAATTTCTCTGTGGTATTTACTGAAGCTTTTGGTGTACAAGGTGTTATTCCAAATAACGAAGCAATTGTGGCATTAGCACAACAAGCGTTTGGTTATGAAATGGCACTCATTATGTTCTTCGCATTCGTGGTGAATATTATTTTAGCGCGTGTCACGCCGTTGAAATATATTTTCTTAACCGGCCATCACACTATGTTTATGTCAATGTTGGTTGCGGTAATTTTATCAACCGCGGGCATTACCGGTACAGCACTGATTGCGTTCGGTGCCACGATTGTTGGCTCGTTGATGGTGATCATGCCTGCAATTGGTCAGCGATATACTGAAAAAGTGATGGGCACAGACCAACTTGCGATTGGCCACTTCTCTACCTTGTCTTATGTTGTATCTGGTTATATTGGCAGTAAATTTGGTGATACGTCTAAATCGACAGAAGACATCCAAATGCCAAAAAGCCTGATGTTTTTACGTGATACTCCCGTTGCTGTAGCAACAACAATGGCTATATTTTTCTCACTTGCCTCTATTTTCGCCGGTGGTGAGTTTGTTGAAACAGTGTCAGGTGGGCAAAACTGGGTTGTGTTTACGTTTATGCAATCGTTAACCTTTGCCGGTGGTGTATACATAGTACTGCAAGGTGTGAAGATGCTGATTGCAGAGATCGTGCCTGCATTTAAAGGTATTTCAGATACCTTAGTTCCTGGCGCGAAGCCTGCACTTGATTGCCCTATGGTATTCCCTATGGCACCTAATGCGGTTTTGATTGGTTTCTTATGCTCATTTGCAGCTGGTCTTCTGACGATGGGCATCCAAGGCGCACTTGGTTGGACAGTCATTGTTGCTGGCGTTGTACCTCACTTTTTCGTTGGTGGCGCTGCTGGTGTTTACGGTAACGCAACCGGTGGTTTACGCGGTGCAATGTTAGGTTCTTTCGCTCAAGGTCTGTGTATTTCAGTCTTGCCGATGTTATTGCTACCTGTGCTTGGTGGTCTAGGTCTTGAAGCAACAACGTTTGCAGATTTTGACTTTGGTGTTGTTGGCCTTGTTCTTGGTTGGATGGTGTCATGA
- a CDS encoding PTS sugar transporter subunit IIB codes for MKKILVVCGNGLGTSLMMEMAVKDVVKKLGLEAEIDHEDLSSAASSQADIWVAATDVATQLEEAGKVNIIKLVNIFDKASIEAQLKTFI; via the coding sequence ATGAAAAAAATATTAGTTGTATGCGGTAACGGTTTGGGCACGTCATTAATGATGGAAATGGCTGTTAAAGATGTGGTGAAAAAATTAGGTCTTGAAGCTGAAATTGATCACGAAGATTTATCTTCTGCAGCATCAAGCCAAGCAGATATTTGGGTTGCGGCAACAGACGTTGCTACGCAGCTAGAAGAAGCGGGTAAGGTGAATATTATCAAACTAGTTAATATTTTCGACAAAGCATCTATCGAAGCACAACTAAAAACTTTCATCTAA
- a CDS encoding sigma-54 dependent transcriptional regulator, whose translation MSPSLYPAFQVLICDDDVSFLRSISFAIERYCGVNNIIQCADSRDVLGQLADGNVRVVLLDLNMPHLSGDELLLQIVELYPHISVIIISGLNQITTAVQCIKSGAYDYHVKTEEPERLGGSIMRVIRFQELGLENEAMRGCLLDNKNTLHQAFAKIISVDNQMHSIFQYIESISKSQQPILITGESGVGKELIARAIHETSGCLGELVCVNVAGLDDNLFADTLFGHKRGAFTGADKARQGMIECASGGTLFLDEIGDLSMASQVKLLRLLQEGEYYPVGSDIPKRINARVIAATHQDLHKKKDQSKFRNDLYYRLKIHHVDIPALKERKADIPLLLEHFLALAASEFAKPMATIPAELLLLLDNYDFPGNIRELRAMAYDAMSTHQSGILSMQAFKKVIDTLPEVNALARQTEPLFSGFSTLPTLKQSTDFLVDEAMKRAKGNQSLAARLLGISQPALSKRLKKLSAEE comes from the coding sequence ATGAGCCCCAGTCTATATCCGGCTTTTCAGGTGTTAATTTGCGATGACGACGTTAGTTTTTTACGCAGTATCAGTTTTGCGATTGAACGTTATTGCGGGGTAAACAATATTATTCAATGTGCAGACAGCAGAGATGTTCTTGGACAACTGGCGGATGGCAATGTCAGGGTGGTGTTACTTGATTTGAATATGCCGCACCTTTCGGGGGATGAGTTACTGCTCCAAATCGTCGAGTTATACCCGCATATATCGGTCATTATCATCAGTGGATTAAACCAGATCACCACGGCGGTGCAATGCATAAAATCGGGTGCTTATGATTATCATGTTAAAACAGAAGAGCCTGAGCGTTTAGGTGGCAGCATCATGCGGGTGATCCGATTTCAGGAGTTAGGCCTAGAAAATGAAGCGATGCGTGGTTGCTTGCTCGACAATAAAAATACGTTGCACCAAGCATTTGCAAAAATTATCAGCGTCGATAATCAAATGCATTCAATCTTCCAATATATCGAATCGATATCCAAGAGCCAACAACCGATATTAATCACCGGGGAGAGCGGTGTCGGTAAAGAATTAATCGCCCGTGCAATTCATGAAACCAGCGGTTGTTTGGGGGAGCTGGTTTGTGTCAATGTTGCCGGGCTCGATGATAACTTGTTTGCTGATACCTTATTTGGTCATAAACGTGGTGCTTTCACGGGGGCAGATAAGGCCCGACAAGGCATGATTGAGTGTGCATCCGGTGGCACGCTATTCCTTGATGAGATTGGCGATTTAAGCATGGCCTCACAAGTTAAGTTATTACGTCTGTTGCAAGAGGGCGAGTATTACCCCGTTGGCAGTGACATACCAAAAAGAATCAACGCCAGGGTCATTGCTGCCACGCATCAGGATTTACACAAAAAGAAGGATCAGAGCAAGTTTCGTAATGATTTATATTACCGACTGAAAATACATCACGTAGATATTCCAGCCTTGAAAGAACGCAAAGCAGACATCCCGCTGTTGCTGGAACATTTCCTGGCTCTGGCGGCCAGTGAGTTTGCTAAACCGATGGCGACGATACCCGCTGAACTGCTGTTGTTACTCGATAATTATGATTTTCCCGGGAATATAAGGGAATTACGGGCAATGGCTTATGATGCGATGAGTACCCATCAGTCCGGTATATTGTCGATGCAGGCATTTAAAAAAGTTATCGATACCCTGCCTGAAGTTAATGCATTAGCTCGTCAGACTGAACCGCTATTTAGTGGGTTTTCTACCTTGCCTACCTTAAAACAATCTACCGATTTCTTGGTTGATGAGGCGATGAAACGTGCCAAGGGCAATCAGTCGCTAGCGGCTCGTTTGCTTGGGATCTCTCAGCCAGCGTTAAGTAAGCGGTTAAAGAAATTATCGGCAGAAGAATAA
- a CDS encoding transporter substrate-binding domain-containing protein yields MAVFSVMADETTVTSKRIIIGGDYDYPPYEFIDKDGVSSGYNVELSQEIAAVMGMDIEFRLGTWGEIRELFDRGEIDIVQGMAASKQRTHLYAFSPHTFVNQSVFARNDRPILESLAGLKNHQVIVQRNGSMYDLLVNVDKLIELIPVDTHADALRLLASGKHDYAVVSNLPGLYLSQELGLSNIKPVYSIEGTNKYGYAVKKGNEELLSKFSQGLAILKNTGRQQAIYEKWFGALQRSPWTRFGLIAAAIAVMLIFVSTGIAIWNRALRKKVESRTQELKAQQLQLLHADKMASLGVLVSGVAHEINNPCGILTLNFPFVRDVFKQIEEILDEYQAEQGGLMLAGVDYTRLKTMFPETLEDMHIASRKIRAIVEDLKHFASKDSSDLELNELLDLNKLVEVSMRLVANQIKQSTNDFEVHYSDNLPLFKGSGQRIEQVIINLILNACQALNDKEQKISIRTLYDDAQQHVVFTITDHGIGINEDDLSKLTDPFFTSKREQGGMGLGLSVSAGIVRDHQGVLDFRSMEGKGTTVKLSLPLKHKEDAL; encoded by the coding sequence GTGGCTGTTTTTTCTGTCATGGCAGATGAAACCACTGTAACAAGTAAGCGTATTATTATTGGCGGTGATTATGATTATCCACCCTATGAGTTTATTGATAAAGATGGAGTAAGTAGTGGCTATAATGTCGAACTCAGCCAAGAGATTGCCGCGGTTATGGGCATGGATATTGAATTCCGGCTCGGTACATGGGGGGAGATCCGTGAATTATTTGATCGCGGTGAAATTGATATTGTACAAGGCATGGCCGCCTCAAAACAACGCACGCACCTTTATGCATTTAGCCCCCACACCTTTGTAAATCAGTCGGTGTTTGCCCGTAATGACCGCCCCATTCTCGAGTCTTTAGCCGGTTTGAAAAATCATCAAGTTATCGTGCAGCGTAACGGCTCCATGTATGATTTGTTAGTGAACGTCGATAAGCTGATTGAACTGATCCCGGTTGATACTCATGCTGATGCCCTGCGCTTACTGGCTTCCGGTAAACATGATTATGCCGTAGTGTCTAATTTGCCGGGCTTGTACTTGAGTCAAGAACTTGGTTTATCAAATATTAAACCCGTCTACAGCATTGAAGGGACCAATAAATATGGCTATGCGGTAAAAAAGGGCAATGAAGAATTGCTGTCTAAATTTTCCCAGGGGTTGGCTATTTTGAAAAATACCGGGCGTCAGCAAGCCATTTATGAAAAGTGGTTTGGTGCATTACAACGCTCGCCTTGGACTCGGTTCGGTTTAATTGCTGCCGCTATTGCGGTGATGTTGATTTTTGTTAGCACTGGTATCGCTATCTGGAATAGAGCATTGCGCAAAAAGGTAGAAAGCCGAACCCAAGAGCTGAAAGCCCAACAATTGCAATTGCTGCATGCCGACAAAATGGCGTCTTTGGGCGTCTTAGTCTCGGGTGTCGCGCATGAGATCAACAACCCTTGCGGGATCTTAACCCTCAATTTTCCTTTTGTTAGAGATGTATTTAAACAAATTGAAGAAATATTAGATGAGTACCAGGCAGAGCAAGGCGGCTTGATGTTAGCTGGGGTCGATTATACTCGGTTGAAAACAATGTTTCCGGAAACCCTGGAAGATATGCATATTGCCAGTCGAAAAATTAGGGCCATAGTCGAAGATTTAAAACACTTTGCCAGTAAAGATAGCTCCGATCTCGAGCTTAACGAGTTACTTGATTTAAACAAATTAGTCGAAGTATCAATGCGTTTAGTCGCCAATCAGATCAAGCAATCGACGAATGATTTTGAGGTGCATTACAGTGATAACCTGCCGCTTTTTAAGGGCTCGGGGCAACGCATTGAACAAGTGATTATTAATTTGATCCTTAATGCTTGTCAGGCATTGAATGATAAAGAACAAAAAATTAGTATCAGAACCTTATATGACGATGCACAGCAGCATGTTGTTTTTACCATTACAGATCATGGTATTGGTATAAACGAAGATGATTTAAGTAAATTAACCGACCCATTTTTTACTAGCAAGCGAGAGCAGGGCGGGATGGGATTAGGCTTATCGGTTTCGGCTGGTATCGTCAGAGATCATCAAGGTGTGCTTGATTTTAGGTCCATGGAAGGTAAAGGTACAACAGTGAAACTGTCATTGCCCTTAAAACATAAAGAGGATGCATTATGA